One segment of Macrotis lagotis isolate mMagLag1 chromosome 1, bilby.v1.9.chrom.fasta, whole genome shotgun sequence DNA contains the following:
- the PCBD2 gene encoding pterin-4-alpha-carbinolamine dehydratase 2 isoform X2, with translation MSRVALQAEKMNHHPEWFNVYNKVQITLISHDCGGLTKRDVKLAQFIDKAASSV, from the exons ATGTCCAGAGTTGCACTACAAGCTGAAAAGATGAATCATCACCCTGAATGGTTCAATGTGTATAACAAG gtcCAGATAACTCTTATTTCACATGACTGTGGTGGATTGACCAAGAGAGATGTAAAACTGGCTCAATTTATTGACAAAGCTGCTTCTTCTGTTTAA